CCGCGCTATCCGTGACGGATTCAGGGGCGTTCTCTTCGGGCTTATTCGGGTTGTCGGCGGTATTCGTGACGTAGAGGCGCTTACCGTCGCGGCTGAAAGCGATGCCGTTCGGGCGGCTCAGTTCGGTGACAACGGCCTCGAGGTCACCGTGGTGGTCGAGCTTGAACACGTATGAGCGCCCGTACTCCATTTCGCCCGGCTGCCCCTGGCCCTCGCTGAGGATCCCGTAGGGAGGGTCGGTAAACCAGATCGTGTGCTCGATCGGGTGCACGGCAACGTCGTTCGGGGAGTTGAGGCGCCCGCCTTCGAAGAAGTCGATGAGCATTTCCGCGTCCATGAACGGCACGAGCGGCGCCTTATCGAGGGAACGTGTGCCGTGGTTGCATTCGACGACTCCCAAATCGGGGTGGTGCGCGCGGCCATTCGTGTAGTTGACGTTGCTTTTCCACACGACGGTTTCGCCCGTTGCGGGATCGAGCTGGAGGATGCGGTTGTTCGTAATGTCGCTAAAGCGCACGACCTTCTCGCGTGGATACCACAGCGGGCCTTCGGCCCAGCCGGCACCGGTCGCGA
The window above is part of the Dermabacter vaginalis genome. Proteins encoded here:
- a CDS encoding SMP-30/gluconolactonase/LRE family protein, with protein sequence MTTPPFDPNARVEKVATGAGWAEGPLWYPREKVVRFSDITNNRILQLDPATGETVVWKSNVNYTNGRAHHPDLGVVECNHGTRSLDKAPLVPFMDAEMLIDFFEGGRLNSPNDVAVHPIEHTIWFTDPPYGILSEGQGQPGEMEYGRSYVFKLDHHGDLEAVVTELSRPNGIAFSRDGKRLYVTNTADNPNKPEENAPESVTDSAGRHHIWAFDLDADNAVVKGSGRPFACPAAGVPDGITVDEEDRVWSSGGDGVSVFDSDGSLIAHAPVPEVVSNLCFGGESGQDLFITATTSLYRLRTNTREPWSFA